The sequence GGGGACAGTTTCAGAAGATCGGGGATGCCGATACCTGTGACATGGGGGAATTGATGGATGGGCGCTTCCGTCTTGAGATAGCACTGGGACAGCCAGACCGGCCGGACCTTTTCCGTATCACGGCCGGCCAGTTGCGCTATTGTTTCTTCCAACAGCTTAACGGAAGGGGCCCACCGGGGCTCGCCGGCTGCTGCCGGTTCCGGGATTGCCAGGCGGTTCCCCTGTTGTTCAAGGGCGGCCAGCACCGCCTGTTCATGTTGGACGCCCTGTTCCCGGACAAGGGCCATGACATCGTCCTGCGCTGTCACAGGGTGGGCCAGGCCAAGGTAGGACAGGCAAAACCTGCGGTCACACTGGCCGTGGAAAATATAATCACTGACCATGGTGGCGGTGAGGGAGCGGACGTCGGTCCGCTCCGGGTCAAGGCAGGGAGATTGCCATCCAGGGAATAAAAAGGGTGAATCTTCCGGCGGTTTTGCGGTCTGTTTTTCATGGGACAGGAGCGCTGCGCCGGCTTCCATCTCAAAGCGTGGAGATTCATCGACGGCCATGGGCAACGGTTCGGAAAGATCGGCCATATCCCCGGAAACAATATCCGAACCCAATTTTAGATACCGGGCAAAGGTATCGGCCACCCGTTGATCAAAGAGGAAATCCGCCACCTCTTCCACCATCTGTTTTCTGGGCAGGGTCCGCCAGAAAATACTCAAGGGAATCAGGCTGCGCAGCACCCTGAAATGGGCGGAGACCCAGGTGTGGAATGCCTTTTCTGTAACAGGCAGGTTCAGTTTTTGAAAGTCAATCCAGCGGGAGCATTCCACCCCGGTTTCGCTGGAGGCCACATCCAGGTCATCATCCTGGAAATGGTCCCGGACGGCCCATTCCAGCACCAGGTTGCCGGCAGACCCCAGAAAGGTACGGAAGTGGAACCTTGCCCGGGTCCCCGGAACCACCTCAATGCCGTTGGCCAGCGTCACCCGGTTTTCAGAATATGACAGTTCCCGGTGGAATAATTTTTGGGTCCGGGTCATGAGGCCGCTGTCCTGGGGCAGGGTGCCGGTGCCCAAGATGCGCCCCATGGCCTGGGCCGTTTCCCAGGAGACATGGGCACCCAACCCAACCCAGACCAGATCCTTATCATCCTTTTTCATGGCCGGCCGGGCCGTAACTTTACCGGGATCACCCGCTTCAATTTTCAGGATTTTGAGGCGCCGGCCCGAAAGATAGACCCGGTCTCCCACCTCCATCTGGTCCACAACGGATTGGGGGATATCGGCAATGGATTCCATGTTCACTTCAAGGATGTATTCCTTTTCGCTTTCCGGAAAGTTTCCCCAGAGTTTGTATTCCATAAAATGGTTCCGGTACTGCCAGCTGCCCCGGAGCAGGCCGGGTCGCTTGGTCCGTCTCAGCCAGCCTTTTTTTTCAAGGGCCTTGAAAATATCCGGCAGCAGGCTTTTGCGCTCCGGAAACAGGGTCTTCAGGGCGTTGAGGGAAATTTCCTTTTTTTCGTAGAGACAGGAGATGACCTGCTGGCTCAACACACTGGGCAGAGTTTTGGGGGTGGGGGCCTCGATTTTTCCCTGGCGGCCCAGCGCCAGCAGGGCAAGAAAGCGGATCACCTGGTTGCCGGCGGATTCCCCGGCGGTGATGCCCCAGAAATTGATGGATTGCCCCCGGCGGTTGGATCGGCCGATGCGCTGGAGAAAGGCCGACACCGAGCCCGGGGGCTGGTAAAGGAGTACCGCATCCACATCTCCCACATCAATGCCCAGTTCCAGGGTGGAGGTGGCAATGCACAGGGCATGGGGATTTTTCCGGAACCGGTCTTCCGCTTTTTTCCTTTCCTTTGCCTTGAGGTTGGAGTAGTGCAACTCGGTGACTTCCCTGAACACCCCGTTGCGCCGGACAATGCCGGAAAGCCGGTCGCAGGCCGACCGGCTGTTGCAGAAAACGAGAATTTTCCGATACGCCCATTCCCGATATAGATCATTGAGCAGGGCGGGCAGCTCGGTATCTTCTTTTTTCAGATGAAGAAGCCGGGCCTGAATCTGTCGGTCCTGCTGGTCCGCACCGGCCGAGATGGCGGTGCCGCCGGGTCTGAAATTAAGGAAATCCATGACCTCGGGGATACCGGCAATGGTGGCGGACATGGCGATTTTCTGTATGGGCGCGTGGGTTTTCCGTTCCAGGCGGGTGAACAGATAGACCAGGTGTCGGCCCCGGTACTGGTGGACCAGCGGATGGACTTCGTCGACAATCACGGTGCCCACCCGGGTCAAAAAGGCTTTAAGGTTGGTATTGCCGCTGCCCAGCATCACATCCAGGGATTCCGGGGTGGTGAACATGATGTCCGGCCGTTTGGTTCCCCCCTTTTTGATGTCCCCGGTCCGGATGGCCAGGATCAGGTTAAGCCGCTCGGTGATGATGGGCTCAAACCGGCGCATGAGGTCCTTGGCCAGGGCCCGGGTGGGAATGATGTATAGGATGCCGTGGGCCCGACCCAAGGTGATGACCCGCTCCAGGGCCGGGGCCAGTACTGCCTCGCTTTTGCCCGATCCGGTGGCTGCCTGGACGATGAGGTCCCGGCCCTCAAGGATAGGGGCGATGGCCTCGATCTGGATCGGCCGTAGACCGGCGAAGGCCCCGTAAAAGGGGCGGAAGGTGTTGGGGAGCCTTAAAAGGGGATCTGTGCTTTGGATCATGGGTGATTCTTGGACCGTGCTCGTGTCTAAACGCTATGTTCGTTAACGTGGTTGACATAATTTTGTGAGCATTGAGACTAAACGGAAGCCATGAATTTAATGGAGACTTTACAACCATCAAATTTTTTATGATTTAACATGATGAATTATTACTCTGTTTACGTTAACAAACGCTGCTGCCAAAATGATACGCACGAGCGAAGGCGGAGGGTTTTCACTGGGAATCAGCAGGATATTTTCTGCTGTTCCAGATCCAGCTGGTTGACCAGGAGTCTCAATTTCATCCTGGATTCGGCCCCTTTGTTCTGGGAGAGGACCTGCCTCATTTCCCTGGCCAGTTCAGGGGTTTTCGGTTCCCACCCGTAGGCCCGGCCATGGAGGAGTTTCAGCTTGCCCGAGAGTGTCTCCCATTCACCGGGTGACAGGTCCTGGAGAGAATGGATATTGATATTTTTCCAGGCTTTGTGATAATTGCGGGCAAAGCAGGGAACCTCTTCGGTCGGCTGGTCTGTTTTCTGCCGTCCGCCGGGCCTGCGGGTCCGGTCCCAGGGCTCGGTTTCAACCAGGGTGAAAAAATCATGGGTAAAGGCAAATACCGGGTAAAATCCCTGTGTCGGACGTTCCGGGCAGAAGATTTCATGGAGGAGATCATAGCTTTTGCTGCGGCTGGTGATACGGGTCTGGCCGATGGATTCCCCTTCATCAAAAAGCAGGACCCATCCCCCGTATCCCATCTCTTTGAACAACCGGGCCAACCCCTTTACCATGGCCAGATATTCCTTTGGTTCCCGGCAGACCAGGGAGTGGTCCTTATAAAACGGCACTTCCCGGTAATGGAAGGCCGCAGCAAGCTTATGGGCCGGGATCTCTTTTCCCATGAGGGCATTTTTCAGGGTCCAGGCAAAGGATCTGGGCTGAAACCGAGCATGTTTTTTCAGGTTCCGTTTGTTGGCCGGAATCTCCATGTTTTTGTGGGCCATGGCCGCCAGGATGGCCCGGAATCGGTGGGGCATGTCTTCGGGGATGAAATCGCCGATGGCTTTATCCTTGTTTTCCGGCCGGGCCAGCCATTGGGCGGCTGATTCCTTCCATACGTTTACCAGGTTGGTTTCCTCATTGGGAAAAACCATGGCCCCCATCAGGGCCCGGTAGACCGCTTTAAAGTCGTGGAAGGGAATCTGTCGTGGGTCCAGGTTGATATAGCTGACCACAAAATTATTTTCCAGGGCCCGCTGCTTCAAATAGGTGAGGCTGTGGGATTTGCCCTGGCCGTATGCGCCGCAGACACAGAGGTGGTGAGACGTTCCCTTGTCCAGGGCTGTGGCTCCCTGGTCAAAGAGTTGGTTGAGCTTTTCTTCCCCCGAGGTGAGCCATTGGACCCCCAGGGGATCGAATAGACCCTCTCTGAGGCGCTCCACCGCCCTGCGGAGATGGAAATTTTTGGCGCCGTTGATCTGTTCGTTAAATGCCTTTTCATCCATGGTGTTAATTCCGGTTTATGCCTCCCGATTTAATCGTCCCAGGAGGGCTCCATTTGTTTCATTTTCTCTTCTTCCATCTCTTTCCGAGTCTCGACCATCTGCCGGGCCATGTCCATATCCTCCGGGGACTGGCCCTGTTCAGCCAAGTCCAGAACACCGATGAGTTGCTTGATGAAAAGCCGCACTTCACTGATGACACCCATTCTTTTCTGGTTGTCGCAGATATCCTGTATGACCTTGTCCGTAACCATCTCTTCCGGGGACCAGCGGTAGGCGACGCCGTGCAGGGACAGCAGGCACCGGCCCAGATCCACCAGCTCTTCGGTTTGAAGCGGCGTCTGATGGATATCCACAAGGACGCCCCGGTAGTTGAGGCGTTTGGCATCGCCCATTGATGTCCCGATGGACCGCACCCGGCTCCACAGGGCATCGTAGGATTTAAATCCTTTTTCCGATACCAGCACGTCCGGGATGATGGAAAAGAAAATATGAAGGTATTGGGCGGTCTCGCTGTTGTCGATGAAGAGACGGACATTTTCGTAAGCCGCATTGCGCACCGAGGCACTCATGGCCACCACCGTCTCCATTTCGTCCATGAGCAGGATTAAGCCCTGGTGCCCAAACCGACGCAAAAACAGGATCAGGGAATTCATCAGCTGCCGGGCATTGGCCTTGGTCAGGTATTCGTATACCTGGAAGGGCTTGAGTTCCCGTTTGGTGACCTTGCCGCCGTCAAACCAGTGCATGAGAATTTCACGGTCCGCCTTGCGGCTTTCCTCATCCTCCCCCTCTGCCATGGGGGCAAACCGGTTGTTCACCAGGGCGGCCAATGCATTGGCAAAGTTGATATCCATGTCCGGGATATCCCTGAATTCTTCGGCCAGTGCCGTACATTTTTCTATGGCGGCTTTTGCTTTGGCGCCTTGGAATTCCGGTGACAGGGCGTCCAGCCAGGCGGTCAGCAGATTCCGGATGCCCACGCCGTCAAAATTGCCCTGAAGCTGCCGGACAATGGACTGGTAAACGGTTTCAAATTTGTGGATGGGTACATCCCGGGTCAGGACCACAAAGGAGACGGCAAATCCTTTTTCCATGGCCAGGTGCCGGACTACGGACATGAAATGGGTTTTACCGTCTCCGTAATCCCCGCTGATGAACCGTACCTTGGCGCCGCCTTCAGCAATGTAGTTTTCCAGGTCGTCTTCGATATATGAGAGCCATTTTTGCCTACCCACGGTAAATACCGGCACATATTCCACAGGCACACTGCCCTTGCGCAGCTCTTCAATGATGGATCTGGCCTGGAAGGGTTTCAGTTCTTTGAGGGCATCCAATGATATCATGACCAAGATTCCTTAAGATGTATGGAAAGAGATGGCAGTGATCTGGCGCAGTTCCCCCTGGGTGTCCAGGAGCCACAGGGCCTTGTTCCGCCCCGGAGTGAGTTGAAGTTCGTACCCTTGTGACGAGCCGCCGATGCCTGCCTGGTAGTACCGCCACAGGTCCACGGAAAATTGGTCCAGGCTATAGCCTTTGAATTTTCCTTTGTCCATGTTTTGGAAAAACGTTTTGGACTGCAGGGAGATCACATAAGCCAGGTAAAATTGCTGCATGGGAACGGGGCGGCCGGCGGGCAGATCATCTTTTTCAAGAATTTCCAGGTAGACCGTGCACAGACCGTCAATAAATTCCTGGGGATCATAGGGCTTATCGTACAATTGCTTCTTCAGCCGGACCACCATGGCCATGATCCGCCGGGGATCAATGGATTTGAGCACCTTTTTGTTGATCTTTGTGGAACGGCCGGCGAAATCAATCTCCCCGGAGATGCCCTTTAAAACCGAGAACCTGGGAAAATCCATCTCCATTTCAAGACCGGCCTCTTCGCATTTTTGGGTCAAGTCTTCGATGAGATCCATGCGGTACTGTGCCACTTTTTCATCGGCATAGGCCCCCAGGGTTTCAAATATCGGAGCACAGCTTTCAAGGGCCTCGTCCTCGCATATATCCCTGGCGAGTTTGCTTTTGAGCAGTTCATCCAGTTGGAGAAAGTCATCCTTCTCTGCACACCGGATGCATTGTTTGATCAAATCGGCTTTTTTTTGTTTCTGGTTCAGATCCCGCTGAAAGGGCTGGACGATCTGTTTTAAATCCTCTTGAACATCTTCAAGAAATTCATTGGTTTCCGGCATTTGGCTCCTCGTTTGTTTTCAAATTTTAATTGATCAGTTTTCTACACCGATGCCGGAAAAATTTCAATGGTTAAAGAATAAGCACCCGCAAGTCTGAATTTATTCTCGCACAAAGACACTAAGACACAAAGATTTTTATTCTACTTTGTGACCCTTGTGTCTTTGTGCGAGAATAAAATATATTTTCTTTGTGGACGCTGTGCCCTGTGTGTTTTACTTTTATATATTATTCGTTTTACCGGAGAAAATGAGTATGAAGAAACGATATGCAACAGTCCTGCTGGTTTTAGTGGTTTGGGGTGGCTTGCTGCCGGGTCTTTTTCCGGCAGCATGGGGAATTCCAAAAATAAAAATTTTGTTCCTGGGGGATTCCATTACCGCCGGATACGGGGTCGCCAAGGAAGATGCTTATCCGGCCCTGTTGGGACAGACGCTTGAATCGCTCGGGATTCATCATGTTGAGATCATCAACGGGAGCATCAGCGGTTCGACCACGGCCAGTGCCCTTTCCCGGCTCAAGTGGTTTCAAAAAGCCTCTCCTGATATTCTGGTTCTGGCCCTGGGGGCCAATGACGGGTTAAGGGGCCTGTCCGTGGAAAATATGGCAGACAACCTGGGCAAGGCCATTTCATTTGCAAAAAACAACAACATGAATGTCATCCTGGGCGGTATGCAGATTCCCCCCAATTACGGGCCGGAATATGCCGATGCGTTTAAACAGGTATTTACCACACTGGCCGAAGACCATGAAATTGTTTTGATTCCTTTTCTTCTGGAAGGGGTAGGGGGCAGGTCGGACATGAACCAGCCCGACGGGATTCATCCCAACCGGGAAGGGCATCAACAAATTGCAAAAACCGTATTTCCTTTTATTTTAAAACAGATTCAGGAGCCGTGATGGGGTTGGAAATTAATCATCTTTGCAAGTCTTTTTATTCTCCGGGAACCGGTATGATCCAGGTCCTGAATGATGTGAACCTCCAGGTCAGGCCTGGCCAAACCCATGCCGTCATCGGTCAATCCGGCTCGGGCAAGACCACCCTTTTGTCCCTGATTGCCGGTCTGGACCGCCCGGACAGCGGCGATATCATTCTGGACGCAGAAAACCTGTCCACCATGAATGAAGACCGGTTGGCCCGGTTCCGGGCAGAGAAAATCGGGATTATTTTCCAGCAGTTTCACCTTATGCCCCATTTGACGGCACAGGAGAACATCAGCCTGCCTCTGGAAATTCTTAAGGCCCCGGACATTGAAAAACAAACCCATGCCATGCTGGAAATGGTAGGTCTCTCCCATCGGCGGCACCACCTGCCCGGTGCCTTGTCCGGCGGAGAATGCCAGCGGGTGGCCATTGCCCGTGCCTTGATCATCAAACCCTCCCTGATCCTGGCCGACGAACCCACGGGTAACCTGGATACGGCCACCGGCGAAATAGTGGCTGATCTGCTGTTTAATCTGGTGGAAACCGAACATAAAAGCCTGATCCTGGTGACCCACAATTCTTCCCTGGCCGACCGGTGCCGCAGTACGTTCACCCTTGAACGGGGGGTGTTGTCCTGATGTTTTGGATACGGACGGCGTTCAAGGAATTGATCACTCACAAGGGGTTTTCCCTGTTTTTTATCCTGAACCTGGCCCTGGGACTGGCCGGGTTTATCGCCATCCAGTCTTTCCGGGAGTCCCTGGACCGCCACATGGATGATAACCTTAAAGAAATTCTCACTGCCGACCTGGTGTTGAGTTCCTATAATTCCCTGACGCAGCAGGAAATGCAGCAGGCCGATCGGATACTGGCCGGTTACCGGGACAAGGCACGGCTGATCACGTTTTTTTCCATGGCCCGGGGGCATGACCGGTCCAAGCTGGTCAGGGTTATGGCCATGGACGGGGCCTATCCCCTGTACGGCAGCTTTACATTTGAAGGAGAGACCGATTCAAAAGATATCCTGGACAACCCCGGGTTGTTTATGACCCGGGATACGGCCCGCGCCCTTGGGATTAAGACCGATTCCGACCGTGGAAAACCGGTAAAGCTGGGAGAAAAAGACTTCCTGATCCGGGATTTTTTCAAGGATGATCCAGACAAAAACCTGAGCGGGTTTGAACTGGCCCCCAAGGTTTATATGGGCCTGGACCAGTTGGCCGGGACCGGGTTGATCCGGTTTGGCAGCCGGGTCCGGTATCTGTATTACTACCGATTCGAACCCGGCGTAAATCTGGAAGGAAAAATCCGCGACATTAAACAGCACTTTTATGATCCGGCCCGGAACCAGCCCCGGCTTAATGTCTATGACGCCCGGGACGTTAACCAGCGATTGGGGCGTCTGAGTCGGTATTTTACCAGGTACATGGGCTTGGTCAGTATCATTGCCCTGTTCCTGGCCGGCATGGCGGCGGCGTATCTTTTCAGGGGATTTTTAACCTTGAAATCAAAGGAAATGGCCATTTTGATGGCTGTGGGGGCGGCCCGGAAACACGTTTATTTTTATGTGAGTTGTCAGCTCATGTTTCTGGGCACACTTTCAGCCATCCTGGCGGTGATCGTCTCCATGGTGCTTATGCCTGTTTTTCCCGTGATTTTCAAGGACCTGATTCCGGTTCACTTGAACCTGGGGATGTCCTTTGAAACCCTGGCCGTTGCCCT comes from uncultured Desulfobacter sp. and encodes:
- a CDS encoding BREX system ATP-binding domain-containing protein: MISLDALKELKPFQARSIIEELRKGSVPVEYVPVFTVGRQKWLSYIEDDLENYIAEGGAKVRFISGDYGDGKTHFMSVVRHLAMEKGFAVSFVVLTRDVPIHKFETVYQSIVRQLQGNFDGVGIRNLLTAWLDALSPEFQGAKAKAAIEKCTALAEEFRDIPDMDINFANALAALVNNRFAPMAEGEDEESRKADREILMHWFDGGKVTKRELKPFQVYEYLTKANARQLMNSLILFLRRFGHQGLILLMDEMETVVAMSASVRNAAYENVRLFIDNSETAQYLHIFFSIIPDVLVSEKGFKSYDALWSRVRSIGTSMGDAKRLNYRGVLVDIHQTPLQTEELVDLGRCLLSLHGVAYRWSPEEMVTDKVIQDICDNQKRMGVISEVRLFIKQLIGVLDLAEQGQSPEDMDMARQMVETRKEMEEEKMKQMEPSWDD
- a CDS encoding ABC transporter ATP-binding protein — translated: MGLEINHLCKSFYSPGTGMIQVLNDVNLQVRPGQTHAVIGQSGSGKTTLLSLIAGLDRPDSGDIILDAENLSTMNEDRLARFRAEKIGIIFQQFHLMPHLTAQENISLPLEILKAPDIEKQTHAMLEMVGLSHRRHHLPGALSGGECQRVAIARALIIKPSLILADEPTGNLDTATGEIVADLLFNLVETEHKSLILVTHNSSLADRCRSTFTLERGVLS
- a CDS encoding BREX system ATP-binding domain-containing protein, which codes for MDEKAFNEQINGAKNFHLRRAVERLREGLFDPLGVQWLTSGEEKLNQLFDQGATALDKGTSHHLCVCGAYGQGKSHSLTYLKQRALENNFVVSYINLDPRQIPFHDFKAVYRALMGAMVFPNEETNLVNVWKESAAQWLARPENKDKAIGDFIPEDMPHRFRAILAAMAHKNMEIPANKRNLKKHARFQPRSFAWTLKNALMGKEIPAHKLAAAFHYREVPFYKDHSLVCREPKEYLAMVKGLARLFKEMGYGGWVLLFDEGESIGQTRITSRSKSYDLLHEIFCPERPTQGFYPVFAFTHDFFTLVETEPWDRTRRPGGRQKTDQPTEEVPCFARNYHKAWKNINIHSLQDLSPGEWETLSGKLKLLHGRAYGWEPKTPELAREMRQVLSQNKGAESRMKLRLLVNQLDLEQQKISC
- a CDS encoding arylesterase, which produces MKKRYATVLLVLVVWGGLLPGLFPAAWGIPKIKILFLGDSITAGYGVAKEDAYPALLGQTLESLGIHHVEIINGSISGSTTASALSRLKWFQKASPDILVLALGANDGLRGLSVENMADNLGKAISFAKNNNMNVILGGMQIPPNYGPEYADAFKQVFTTLAEDHEIVLIPFLLEGVGGRSDMNQPDGIHPNREGHQQIAKTVFPFILKQIQEP